The DNA window CACCATCGGCATCCACCTGAACCGCCTCACCGGCCGCCCACCGTTCCACGCGCACTTCCTCCACCGCGTCTCGGTGCAGATCGACCCGCCCCTCTCCGGCAATGGGCTGGCGCACTTCGGTCCGATCGTCGGGATCGAACTGGTGCAGCTTGACCAGGATCGTCGCCCCTGGTTCGGTCGCCGGTGTGTGCGAGGACGTCGGCGGATTGCGGACATACATGCCGGTTGGAAAATCACCCAGCTCGTCCTGAAACACACCATCCAGCACCAAATATTCCTCGCCCCCGTCATGGGTGTGCGCGGCAAAGGCGCTGCCCGGTGCAAAGCGCACGATGGTTGTGGCGCGCGCCACCTCTTCGCCGATCCGGTCCAGCATTTTGCGCTCGACCCCAGCGGCGGGGGATTGCACCCACTCGGTTTCATCAAAGTGAACGGCGACGCGCTTGGTGAAGTCGGCATTGATCCGCATGGGGCTCTCCTTAGGCGATATCCGGTGAGGGATGTGGGCCTTTGAGCAGCCCTGACAAACCTATATCACCATGTCGTGAAGGTGCAGTCTTTAGAACAGCAAGGCAACAGGCCTCTATTCGCGACCGGCTTCCACAGGTGAAAGACCAGAAATTTCAGACCACTACCCGTCGGAACGAAAGTACTGAACAAGCACCGACAGACGAAATCTCAGAAATTTTCTTGACTCAGCCATATACTTTAAACCTAAACTTTCAAGCATGAAGCACTTAAGTCCACCACTCACTCACACCGCCCAATTATCGGGCTGAGTTATGCCAGGGGAAACAGGTATCCATGTTTTTGATATCAACATTCGGACAATTCCCTTGTCGCAACGCCCCCGGTTGCCCGACCCTGCTGACATGGCCAGCCCGGCAAAATTGGGAGGATAATGAACCATGGCACGCCTGAGCGCCTTTAATTTCCAGAAATGGATCGACGAGCATAAACATCTGCTGAAACCGCCCGTGGGCAATCAACAGGTCTGGGAGGACGCGGACCTGATGGTGACCGTTGTGGGCGGGCCAAACAAGCGCACCGATTATCACGACGATCCGGTCGAAGAGTTTTTCTATCAACTCAAGGGCGACATGGTGCTCAAGCTCTATGAGGGGGGCGAATTCTATGATGTCCCGATCCGCGAAGGCGAGATTTTCCTATTGCCCGCCCATGTCCGCCATTCCCCTCAGCGGCCGCAAGAGGGCTCGATCGGTTTGGTGATCGAGCCCAAACGCCCCGAGGGCGAGCATGACGCCATCGAATGGTACTGTTTCAACTGTGGTGATCTGGTGCATCGGTCCGAGCTGATCCTGGAAAGCATCGTCCGAGATCTGCCCCCCGTCTATCAGGCGTTCTATGCCGATGAAAAAGCGCGCACCTGCAAAAGCTGCGGAGAGGTTCATCCAGGGAAGGAACCCCCAGAGGGTTGGGTCACACTGTGATCCGCGCTTAAACTCGCAAAAAACAATGATTCTATCAGGGAGAGAGAGAACATGACCATCAGCCTAAAGGGCCTGACCAAAGGCGCCGCCGCAGCGGCCCTTGTGCTGGCCGCGCTGCCCGCCACTGCCAAGGAATTCAAGCTGGGCCTGATCACGCCCCCGCCGCATGTCTGGACCAAAGCCGCCGAAGCCTTTGGCGCCGAACTGGCCGAAAAGTCAGGCGGCGAACACAGCGTCACCGTCTTCCCCGCCCGTCAGCTGGGCAACGAAGCGCAGATGCTGCAGCAGCTGCAAACCGGCGCGCTGGACATGGCGTTCATGACCGTGGCCGAAGTGTCAAACCGGGTGCCGAACATGGGTGCGTTCTATGCCCCTTACCTGGCCAACGACATGACCCACGCCGCCGCCATCCTGCGCTCGGACACGGCCAAGGGCATGCTCGAGGTGCTGCCGCAAGAGGCAGGCGTCGTGGGCGTGGGCTATGGCAGCGCGGGCATGCGCCAGATCCTCAGCCGGGGCGAAGTGAACTCGGCCGCTGATCTGTCCGGTGTCAAACTGCGGATCACGCCGTTCGACCCGATCCTGGATTTCTACAACCTGCTGGGCTCGGCCCCCACGCCGATGCCGCTGCCTGCGGTTTATGACGCGTTGGCCAACGGTCAGGTGGACGCCATCGACATGGACGTCGAGCTGATCAACGTGCTGAAGTACTATGAGCACGCCGATACGCTGCTGATCTCGAACCACATGATGTTCCCGATGGTCGGCCTGATCTCGGCGCGCGTCTATGCTGGCATGAGCGACGAAGACAAGGCGATGGTGTCCGAGCTCATGGCCAAGCACGTGGACACCACTCTGGACGCTTACATCGAAAAGTCGCCCGCCTGGACCGAAAAGCTGAACACCGTGGGCATCACCGTGCACACCGTTGACGCGGAATACTTTGGCGACGTCATGGGCAAATGGGAAGAGATCTGGGCCGCCAAGGCACCGTCCCTGCCCGATCTGCGCAAGACCGCAGACGCGACCAAGTAAGCTCTGACAAACACGCGCGGGCCGGTCATGCACCGGCCCGTTTGCACTCAATACCAAAGGCAGGCACATGCTCTATCGGGCTTCCCACTTCTGGGCACGGGTCGAGATTTTCTTTGCGGCAGCTTTGGCCGCATCGGTCACCGGGCTCATCCTTCTCAACGTCATCACCCGCGCATCCGGCAACGCGATCTATTGGGTCGATGAGGCGGCGATTTACGCCATGGTCTGGATGACCTTCTTGGCGGCCTCTGCTGCGATCCATTTCCGCTCGGCCATCTCGGTCACGATCCTGAACGAAATGCTGCCTGCCTCGGGCCGTCATTGGATCAACCGCTTTGTCGATCTGACCATATTTGTCTTTGCCTGCCTGATGGTCTGGATCTGCCTGCGCTGGTTCATGCCCCTGCAACTGATGGAGGCCGGCTGGGACGTCAAAGCGTTTCAGGGCCAGACGTTCAATTTCATCTATGCCGAACCCACCAACACCATCGGGCTAAAAAAGGTCTGGATCTGGCTGGTGATGCCGCTCTTTACGCTTGGCGCGCTGCTGCATTCGGGCGCCAACTTGGCTCACCCCGGCAAAACATCACAAGTGGAGGCCGTGTAGATGACCCCTCTTCTCTTCCTTGTTCTGCTCTTTGGCTCGGTTCCCATCGCGCTGGTGCTGGCGCTGACCGCGCTTTGGTACATCTACGACAGCGGCAATCTGGTGCTTTATGACAGCTATGCACAGCAGATCTTTTCCGGTGTTGAAAACTATGGCCTGCTGGCGATCCCGCTGTTCATACTGACCGGCGAGTTGATGAACGAAGGCGGCATGACCCAACGCCTGGTCCACGCCGCGCGTGTCTTTGTGGGCGGGTTCCGGGGCGGGTTGGCCTATATCAACCTGCTCGCCAATATGTTCATGGCTGCCATCATCGGCTCAGCCGCCAGCCAGATCGCGGTGATGAGCCGCGCCATGGTGCCTGCCATGACGAAAGAGGGTTATGACCCCGGCTTTTCGGCTGCGACCACGGCCGCCGGGGGCCTGCTGGCGCCCGTGATCCCCCCGTCGATGCTGTTTGTGATCTATGGTGTGCTGGCGCAATTGCCGATTGGCGATCTGTTCATCGCGGGCATCATTCCGGGGCTGATCCTGGCGGGCACATTCTTTGTCGTGGTGGCCCTGATTGGCCTGGCCAAGGATTTCCCGAAAGGTGAATGGATGACCCTGCGCGAAGCCACAGTTGCGCTGCGCAATGCCCTGCCCGCCTTTCTGATCCCGATCGCCATCGTGGGCGGCATCCTGTTTGGCATCGCCACGCCTACGGAATCTGCCGCTGTCGCCTCGCTCATCGCTTTTGCTGTGGGCTGGTTGTTCTACCGAGAGATCACGCCGCGGGATCTGGGTCAGCTGTTTGTGCGCACCGCCACCAACTCGTCGCTGGTGATCTTCATGATCGCCGCTGCAAACGTGTTTGGCTGGGTCGTGGTCTATGAGGAACTGCCGCAGAAACTCGCGGCCTTCATCTCGACGGTGACGTCGGACCCGTTCACTTTTCTGCTGATCGTGAACCTGTGCCTGCTGTTTGTGGGCATGCTGATCGATGGCATCGCGGCGCTGATCCTGATCACGCCGATCCTGCTGCCGATTGCGATGAACACTTACAACATCGACCCGTTTCAGTTCGGGGTCGTGATCAGCCTGAACCTGGTGCTTGGCCTGCTGACCCCACCGGTTGGCGTAGGCCTTTACATCGCATCGGCCATGTCCGGTGTACGCCCGTTCACCATCTTTTCAGCGCTCTGGCCATTCCTGCTGGCGGTTACTGTGGTTCTGGTCTTGCTGAGCTATTTCCCAATCCTTAGCACCGCGTTGATCTAAGCATGGGTGGGGGTCAGAAGTTGAAGACGACCCCCATCAACGGCCCTTGCTGTTCGACGTCATACAGGAAACTGCCGTTGGTACGGTCAACTGACATATAGCGATAGCCCAAAACGCCTGACGTGGTCGGAGTAAACTGATACCCAAGCCCACCAAACAGATCGACCATATGGTCCGACCCGGCCCCAAATCCACCAACATAGGCCCAACCGGACACGTAGGTTCGCTCTCCTATGTCACGGCGCCCGTAAATGCCAATCACAGGGTCTATCCAACTGTCAGACCCATTGGCCGTGCGCGCCGGGGACGTACCTGCCGTCAACGACAGATCGGTTGAAACCGACCAATGCCGAAATCCGCCCGAAACCCACAACTCATGCTCCAGGCCTTGCCCCAGCTGGTAATCTGCATAGAGCGACACAATTGTGTTTCGGATTTTCGCGTTGGCTTGCCCAAATGTCGGCGCCAGAGATCCACTCCCGGCACTCAATTTCACGTATTGGACGTCGCCGGAAAACCCCCACCGCCCATTGCGGGCCTGCAAGACCACCATCCCGGCAAAGTCGAGATTGTCCAAAATGTCGCTGAAACTTGCGTCCACATCTACCGGAGGCACCCCGGGAACCGTCGCCACCGGCCCGGACAGGGACGTGCCCCACAAATAGGGCGCGATTCGCCATTCCCAGCTGTCCTGCGCCTGCGCGAGCACCGGCAACCCGCATAACAAACCGACCGCCAGGCTTCGAATATGCCTTTTCCCCAGGGGGTTGAAGGCGGTCTCTTGAGGTTTTGACATCGGCAATCCTTTCGATTGGCAGCGTGGATTGGGGTCTTGGTCTGTCGGTCTTCCTTTGGTCTTGATTCAATTGTCCCGCGAGAGTGTTCACGGAATCTTAACGGCCTGCCTTTCAAAGCTAGCGCTTTCCGTGGTCAGGTCATCATAGGTCAGTTCAACATCAATTGTCTGGACCGAACCAAGGGCAAAAACCCCATAAGGCAATCCGTCCTGTTCCAGGATCGCATTCGGCGCAGGCTGATCCTCGTGGCAGGTGGGCAACGGCCAGACGTCGGGCGTGGCGCCGTTGATCCCGATCCGGAGCTCGACCAAGCCGCAGCGCCACGACCACAGATGTGTGACATAAAGCAGATCCTGCCCGTCGTATTCGCGCACCCCGATCCAGTTGCCGCGCGTGGCGCCAAGGATCGGTTTGATTTCGACTGCTGTGGTGAACTTGCCCGTTGGCACCTGAGGTTCCGCTTCGTGCTTGTTTTCAGGTGCAAGAAAGGCGGGCGGGGCTTCGGCGGATTGGCTATCGGCCACCCCCTGGCCGGTGCTAGACTGGGCAGCGGCCGCAGCCAGGAACAACAAGATTTCTATCATTTCGACCACCTGGTGTTGAACCAACTTCGTAGAAATCAATAAGCGAAATTCCGGCCTTTTGTGATTGGCCAACGCGCTCTATAGTGCCTGCAAAAGCAGGTGCCACTTTCAAAATTCAATCGCGGCTTTCAGGTAGTATGGCAAAAAAACAGGCGTCGCGCCAATTGTTTAACATCGTGATCGTTGGGCAGAACAACAGGCTTCAATATGAGGCCGTGCTGTTTGCGGCCTCGCTCAGGTATTCTTCACCCGGTTTTCAGGGGCGATTGTTTGTGGCGACCCCGCAGCCGGGCAAGCGCTGGTCAGGCGATCCCAGCATTCGCAACCACGACGTGCTGCGGGCCCTGCACGATCTGGATGCCGAGGTGGTGCCGTTTTCGAACAGGGTCTTTGGCGAATCCTACCCCCACGGCAACAAGATCGAGGCCCTGAGCGCCCTCCCCAAAGGTGAGCCGTTTGTGTTTTTCGACACCGACACGCTGATCACTGGCGACATCAGCACCGTGCCATTCAACTTTGACCGTCCATCGGCCTCGATGCGGCGCGAGGGGACATGGCCCGAACCCACGCTTTATGGTCCGGGATACACCGATATCTGGAAATCACTTTATGATCGGTTCGGACTGAATTTCGAAAGCTCATTGGACAAGAGCCAGCCGGATGAATACTGGGAACGTTACCTCTACTTCAACGCAGGCTATTTTTATTACTCCTGCCCCCACAAATTCGGCCAGCGGTTCCTGGAGTACGCGACAAGCATCGACCGCGATCCCCCGGCCGAGCTGATCTGTCAGAGCCTTGATCCCTGGTTGGATCAGGTGGCTCTACCCTTGGTGATTCATTCGTTCCGGGGCGGGCGCCGGACGCTGCCGCCCGGTATGCTGGATGGCACGGTCAGCTGTCACTACCGAAATTTCCCGCTGCTCTACGCGCGCGAAAGCGACTATGTGATCGACGTGTTGGAAAACGTCGCGGCGCCAAACAAACTCAAGAAAGTGCTCAAGAATTACGAGCCGATGAAAAAGATGATCTACCAGAGCAAGGGCCAAAAGGTGCGCGCGCTCTTTGATCAGAACAACCTGCCCCGCAAGGAACAGGCGATCCGCAACCGGATCAAATCAAACGGCTGGTGGATGCGCTAAAGCTTGCACCCGGAGGCGGCGGCCCTTATGTCGCACCGAACCCGGAGGTAAACTGTCATGATTGGTAGCCAAGAGCTTTCGCTCGCCACCCTTCTGCGTGTCTTTCGATGGAAGATCGGCCTGACCTGGGCCTTGGTGGTGCTGGAAGCGGGGCTGATGACGCTGATCCCGTTGTTCATCGGGTTTGCCATCGACGGGTTGATGCAGCGCGACTTTTCCTCTCTCTACCTGCTGTGTGGGATCCTGATGGCACTGCTATTGGCCGCCACAGGGCGCCGGGTCTATGACACACGCGCCTACGGCACGATCCGCGTGGCGCTTGGGGCCGAGCTGGCCGATCGCAATGCCGCGCTGCCAATTTCCTCGCTGAGCGCCCGCGTACATATGGCGCGCGAGCTGGTGGATTTCCTGGAACAGGAGTTGCCCGACATCATGATGGCGGTGCTGCAACTGGTGATTGCTGTGATTGTCCTGTGGGTGTTCGACTGGGTTCTGGCCGCCACCGCCCTTGGGGCTGGGGCGTTGATGCTGTTGATCTATGGCCTGTTTCACAAACGGTTTTATCGCTTGAATCGGGCGCTGAACACACAGTCCGAGAAAGAGGTCAAACTGCTGGAACGCCGCGACCGGGGGGCGTTTCGCGCCCATCTGATGGCGCTGCGAAAATTCACCGTGAACCTGTCGGACACCGAGGCGCTGGTTTACGGCGTGATCTTCTTTGTCCTGTTGGCCGTGATCATCTTTAACCTAGGGTACGCGGCGTTGGTCATGGCGGCCTCTGCCGGAACAATGTTCTCGATCGTCACCTACAGTTGGGACTTCGTCAACGGCGCGGTCAGCGTGCCCATGGCGCTGCAAAGCTGGTCGCGGCTGAGCGAGATCATCGCCCGGATCAACCGCGCCGCGTGAACGGTTGTGCATTGGGCATCTGTCCTCTAACTCTGGTGCCAAGAATTTGAACCAGGGAGACTTTGACCATGACCGACGGCCCGACCTACGGCTTTGACACGCTGCAGATTCACGCAGGTGCACGTCCCGATCCGGCAACTGGTGCCCGCCAGACACCGATCTATCAGACCACCGCCTATGTGTTCCGCGATGCCGACCACGCCGCCGCGCTGTTTAACTTGCAAGAGGTGGGCTATATCTACTCGCGTCTGACCAACCCGACCGTGGCTGTTCTGCAAGAACGCGTTGCCACGCTCGAGGGCGGTGTCGGCGCGGTCTGCTGCTCGTCCGGTCACGCGGCCCAGATCATGGCGTTGTTCCCACTGATGGAGC is part of the Falsiruegeria litorea R37 genome and encodes:
- a CDS encoding cupin domain-containing protein gives rise to the protein MRINADFTKRVAVHFDETEWVQSPAAGVERKMLDRIGEEVARATTIVRFAPGSAFAAHTHDGGEEYLVLDGVFQDELGDFPTGMYVRNPPTSSHTPATEPGATILVKLHQFDPDDRTEVRQPIAGEGRVDLHRDAVEEVRVERWAAGEAVQVDADGGLEVFVLSGSYAEGGETFGKWDWLRVPPKGAFQAAAGPDGAEVWVKSGHLSQMI
- a CDS encoding 3-hydroxyanthranilate 3,4-dioxygenase, which gives rise to MARLSAFNFQKWIDEHKHLLKPPVGNQQVWEDADLMVTVVGGPNKRTDYHDDPVEEFFYQLKGDMVLKLYEGGEFYDVPIREGEIFLLPAHVRHSPQRPQEGSIGLVIEPKRPEGEHDAIEWYCFNCGDLVHRSELILESIVRDLPPVYQAFYADEKARTCKSCGEVHPGKEPPEGWVTL
- a CDS encoding TRAP transporter substrate-binding protein gives rise to the protein MTISLKGLTKGAAAAALVLAALPATAKEFKLGLITPPPHVWTKAAEAFGAELAEKSGGEHSVTVFPARQLGNEAQMLQQLQTGALDMAFMTVAEVSNRVPNMGAFYAPYLANDMTHAAAILRSDTAKGMLEVLPQEAGVVGVGYGSAGMRQILSRGEVNSAADLSGVKLRITPFDPILDFYNLLGSAPTPMPLPAVYDALANGQVDAIDMDVELINVLKYYEHADTLLISNHMMFPMVGLISARVYAGMSDEDKAMVSELMAKHVDTTLDAYIEKSPAWTEKLNTVGITVHTVDAEYFGDVMGKWEEIWAAKAPSLPDLRKTADATK
- a CDS encoding TRAP transporter small permease; protein product: MLYRASHFWARVEIFFAAALAASVTGLILLNVITRASGNAIYWVDEAAIYAMVWMTFLAASAAIHFRSAISVTILNEMLPASGRHWINRFVDLTIFVFACLMVWICLRWFMPLQLMEAGWDVKAFQGQTFNFIYAEPTNTIGLKKVWIWLVMPLFTLGALLHSGANLAHPGKTSQVEAV
- a CDS encoding TRAP transporter large permease, whose product is MTPLLFLVLLFGSVPIALVLALTALWYIYDSGNLVLYDSYAQQIFSGVENYGLLAIPLFILTGELMNEGGMTQRLVHAARVFVGGFRGGLAYINLLANMFMAAIIGSAASQIAVMSRAMVPAMTKEGYDPGFSAATTAAGGLLAPVIPPSMLFVIYGVLAQLPIGDLFIAGIIPGLILAGTFFVVVALIGLAKDFPKGEWMTLREATVALRNALPAFLIPIAIVGGILFGIATPTESAAVASLIAFAVGWLFYREITPRDLGQLFVRTATNSSLVIFMIAAANVFGWVVVYEELPQKLAAFISTVTSDPFTFLLIVNLCLLFVGMLIDGIAALILITPILLPIAMNTYNIDPFQFGVVISLNLVLGLLTPPVGVGLYIASAMSGVRPFTIFSALWPFLLAVTVVLVLLSYFPILSTALI
- a CDS encoding ABC transporter six-transmembrane domain-containing protein, producing the protein MIGSQELSLATLLRVFRWKIGLTWALVVLEAGLMTLIPLFIGFAIDGLMQRDFSSLYLLCGILMALLLAATGRRVYDTRAYGTIRVALGAELADRNAALPISSLSARVHMARELVDFLEQELPDIMMAVLQLVIAVIVLWVFDWVLAATALGAGALMLLIYGLFHKRFYRLNRALNTQSEKEVKLLERRDRGAFRAHLMALRKFTVNLSDTEALVYGVIFFVLLAVIIFNLGYAALVMAASAGTMFSIVTYSWDFVNGAVSVPMALQSWSRLSEIIARINRAA